ACGACAAGATGGAAGCGCTGGCCCGCGAGCACAAGCCGCGCCTGATCGTCGCTGGTGCCTCGGCCTACGCCCTGCGCATCGATTTTGAGCGTTTTGCCAAGATCGCCAAGGAAGTCGGCGCCATTTTCTGGGTGGACATGGCCCACTACGCAGGCTTGATCGCCGCCGGTTTCTACCCGAACCCGGTGCCTTTCGCCGACGTGGTCACCACCACCACCCACAAGACCCTGCGTGGTCCGCGCGGTGGCGTCGTGCTGATGAAGGCCGAGCACGAAAAGGCGATCAACTCCGCCATCTTCCCCGGCCTCCAGGGCGGCCCGCTGATGCACGTCATCGCCGCCAAGGCCGTGGCTTTCAAGGAAGCTGCCACGCCGGAATTCAAGGACTACCAGGAACAAGTCATCAACAACGCCCGCGTCATGGCGCGTGTGCTGGGTGAAGAGCGTGGTCTGCGCATTGTTTCCGGTCGTACCGAAAGCCACGTTTTCCTGGTCGACCTGCGTTCCAAGAACATCACCGGCAAGGAAGCCGAAGCGGCGCTGGGTCGTGCTCACATCACGGTGAACAAGAACGGTATCCCGAACGACCCGCAGAAGCCGTTCGTCACCTCCGGTATTCGTATCGGTTCGCCGGCCATGACAACGCGTGGTTTCACCGAGATCGAAGCCGAGCAGATCGCTCACCTGATCGCCGACGTGCTGGATGCACCGAACGATGAGGCGGTTGCCGCAACGGTTCGCGCCAAGGCGGCCGAGCTGTGCAAGCGCTTCCCGGTCTACGGAGCCTAAGCGACCGTGAAATGCCCTTTCTGCGGTGCTGACGAAACGGCGGTCGCCGATACCCGTCTCAATGACGAAGGCGATCTCGTTCGTCGCCGCAGGAAGTGCAATGTTTGCGACAAGCGTTTTACAACCTACGAGCGGGCGGAAATCCGCCTGCCGCAGGTGGTCAAGAAGAATGGTTCGCGTACGGAATTCAGTCGCGACAAGCTGCGCGCCAGCCTGGAGTTGGCCTTGCGCAAGCGTCCGGTGTCGACCGACTCGGTCGATGCGGCGATTGCCGAAATCGAAGAAAAACTGCTGACGGCCGGCGAGCGTGAAATCACCTCGCAACAGGTGGGTGAATTGGTCATGCGCGAGCTGAAGAAGCTCGACAAGGTGGCCTACATCCGTTTTGCCTCGGTCTATCGCAACTTCGAAGACGTGGATGCTTTTTCCCGGGCGATCCGCGAAGTTTCTCCCAACGAAAAGAAAAAATGAGTTTTTCTGCCGTCGACCACGGCAACATGGCCCGTGCGCTCCAATTGGCCGAGCAAGGCTTGTGGACGACTTCGCCCAATCCGCGGGTGGGTTGCGTGCTGGTCCGTGATGGCCAGATTGTTGGCGAAGGCTGGCACCAGAAAGCTGGCGAGCCGCATGCCGAAGTGCATGCCTTGCGCGCCGCCGGCGACAAGGCGCGTGGTGCGACGGCCTATGTCACGCTCGAACCGTGCAGTCATTTCGGGCGTACCCCGCCGTGCGCCGAGGCGCTGATTGCCGCGGGCGTGTCGCGGGTGGTCGCGGCGATGACCGATCCGAATCCGCTGGTTGCCGGCAAGGGCCTGACCATGTTGCAGGCAGCAGGCATCGAAACGGCGAGCGGCCTGCTGGAAAACGAGGCGTGCGAACTGAATATCGGTTTTGTCTCGCGCATGACGCGTGGCCGGCCGTGGTTGCGCCTCAAGGCGGCGGCCAGCCTGGATGGCAAGACAGCATTGAATAACGGTGTCAGCCAGTGGATTACCGGGCCGGAGGCACGGCGTGACGGACATCGCTGGCGAGCCAGGGCTTGCGCTATCCTGACCGGCATCGGTACGGTGCGCGATGATGATCCACAACTCAATGTACGAGACGTGGCAACGACGCGTCAGCCCTTGCGGGTGATTGTCGATAGCCGTCTGGAAATATCGCTTTCGGCGCGCATCCTGCAGGGAGGTGCGGTGCTTGTGGCTGGTGCGGTCGATGATCCGGAAAAAGCAGCTTTGCTGCGGTCGACCGGGGCAGAAGTCGTGATTTTGCCCAATTCGGCAGGCAAGGTTGAGTTGAGGGCCTTGCTTGAAGAGCTCGGACGACGCGGCATCAACGAGGTACATGCCGAGGCGGGCTTCAAGCTCAACGGTTCCCTGATGCGCGAAGGTCTGGTCGATGAGTTGCTGCTTTACCTGGCGCCCTGTCTGGTTGGCGATGCAGCCAGCGGCCTGTTCAACTTGCCGGAATTGACTAGCCTGAGCGGCAAACGCTTGCTGCAGGTGCGCGATCTGCGTCAGCTTGGCGAAGATATTCGCCTGATCGCACGTTTCCGCTAGGGCCGCAAACAGCGCAGGCTGCATCCTGCTTGAACTTGATGGTGCGCCATTCCATATCCAGTGCGTCAAGCAGCAGCAGGCGGCCACCGAGTGTCTGGCCGATGCCGGCAGCCAGTTTGAGCGCTTCGGCGGCCTGCATGGTGCCGATGATCCCGGTCAGCGGCGCAAAGACACCCATGATGGCACAACGGGTTTCGTCGACATCCTCCCCCTCTGGGAAGAGGCAGTGATAGCATGGCGCGTCGTCATTTCTCAGGTCGTAGACGCTGATTTGTCCGTCAAAGCGGATGGCGGCCCCTGAAACGAGTGGTTTCCTGTGGTGTACGCAGGCACGATTGATCGCGTGGCGCGTGGCGAAATTGTCGGTGCAGTCGAGCACGATGTTGGCATCGGCCACAAGGTTGTCCAGATCGCTGCCTGACAGGCGCTGCTTGAGGGGAACGATCTCGATCTCGGGATTGATCGCCGCCATCGCTACTTGTCCTGAATAGGCTTTGTCCATGCCGACACGGGCCTGGGTGTGCATGATCTGTCGCTGCAGGTTGGTGAAGTCGACGGTGTCGTCATCGACCAGGGTTATTTTTCCCAGTCCGGCAGAAGCAAGGTAAAGGGCTGCAGGGGAACCAAGGCCACCGGCCCCGATGATCAGGGCGTGGCTCGCCAGGATGCGGGCTTGCCCCTCGATACCGATGGCGTCGAGCAGGATGTGGCGGCTGTAGCGGAGAAGTTGGTCGTCGTTCATTCAGGCTTGTGCTGGGCAATCACGGAGGTGCGTCCAGCGCACGCCGAAAAATCAGTCGCTATTTGTATTCACGCCATTCCGGCGGAGTGTCGTCGTGGTCGCCATGCGGGTGGAGTTCCCAAGCCTTGACATAGGCTTCCTGCGAGGAGCGTTTGATGCGTCGCTCGGGGGCGCCTATGTTATGCAGTTGCGTATCTTCGACGTAGTGGATGAGTGCGCGTGTCAGCTTGCTCATCAATGTGTTGTCGAGGTGGAAACCCTTGTCTTCCAGGTGGCCTTCAAGCTCTTCCAGCGTATGCTGGGTCAGCTCGTAGCTGACGCCGACCACCCGTTTTTCATGTTTTGGCTCGACGGCAACTTCATCCAGTGTTTGCAGGTCGTCAGCCGCTTCCGGCACTTGGCCGGGGGGGAATTTAGCAAACAGGATTTCGCGCTTTTTCTTGAGATCCGCGTTAGTCATCATCCCTCCCGGTGGCTGAATTACTGAGCCTTATTCTGCATGATCTGAAGCCCCTTGAGAAGATTCAGGGCCTGCTGGAACTGGTAGTCGGTCTTCGAGGCATATTCCAGGCGGGGCAGCATGTCCTCGTCGCTCTCGTCCTTGCTGCTTTTGTCCTTGGTCGTCTTGGCCGGGGCTTTTTGCTGGAGCTTGGGTTCCGGCTTGGCCACTTCCTTGGGCGCCTCTTTTTCCTTGTCGTTGATCAGGTGGCGATCAAGGTCTGCTTCGCGGATGCGCATGCCGCCGCCACTGCCATTCGCTGTCTCTTCAACGAGAATGTCTGGAACAATGCCTTTTGCCTGGATCGAACGGCCATCCGGCGTGTAGTAACGCGCCGTGGTGAGCTTGATCGCCGTGTTGCCTGGCAGCGGCAGGACTGACTGGACCGAGCCCTTGCCGAAGGTCTGCGTGCCGAGGATGACCGCCCGTTTGTGGTCTTGCAGCGCGCCGGCAACAATTTCCGAGGCTGAAGCCGAGCCGCTGTTGACCAGAACGACCATGGCGACCTTCTTTGACTCGATTGGCATGCCCTTGAGCGGATCTTCCTTGCCGCCGCGCAGATAGTCTTGCGGACGCGCCCGGAATTCCTGTTTTGCATCCGGGGTGCGCCCATCGGTCGAAACAATTTTGACATCCGGTGGGAGGAAGGCGGCAGAAACGCCAATGGCGCTGTTCAGCAAGCCGCCCGGGTCATTGCGCAAATCGAGCACCAAGCCTTGCAGCTTGTTACCGTTTTCCTTGTACAGGCCGGCAACGTGACGGGCGATATCCGCCGTTGTGTTTTCCTGGAACTGGGTGATGCGTACCCAGCCATAACCCGGCTCAACTAGTTTCGATTTGACGCTCTGAACCTTGATGACTTCACGGATCAGCGTGACTTCGATCGGCTTGGTTTCGCCTTTGCGCAAAATCGAGATCTTGAGCGGTGTCTTTGGTTTGCCGCGCATTTTTTTGACGGCTTCAGCCAGGGTCAGGCCCTTGACTGGGGTGTCGTCGAGTTTGAAGATCAGGTCGCCTGCTTTCAGGCCAGCCCGGTAAGCTGGCGTGTCCTCGATGGGGGAAACTACCTTGACCAGGCCGTCTTCCATGCCGACTTCGATGCCCAGCCCCCCAAACTCGCCCTGGGTGCCGACCTGGAGATCCTTGAACGCATCGGCGTCAAGGTAGGTGGAGTGTGGGTCGAGGTTGGAAAGCATGCCGGAAATGGCATTGGTGATCATCTTTTTGTCTTCGACTGGCTCGACATAGCCTTGCTTGATTGCGCTGTATACCTCAGCGAAGGTGCGCAATTCGTCGATCGGCAAGCCTGCTTTGCTCTCCTTGTCGGCGAAGGCCGGGAGATTCAGGCTGATGAGTGCGCCGGCGACAAAGGCGCCCGCAACCAAACTGATTGTTTTCGTTTTGCTCATTTCAAACTGGCCCATTTCATCGGGTCGATCGGTTGCCCTTGGTGGCGGAGTTCAAAGTATAAACCGGATTCCGGGTTGCCTCCGCTGTTGCCTGCGGTGGCGATGGTTTCTCCGCCCTTGATGCTCTGGCCGACCTGTTTGAGCAAGGACTCGTTGTTGCCATAGATCGAGAGATAGGCATCGCCGTGGTCGACGATCAGGATATTGCCAAAACCGCGCATCCAGTCGGCAAAGACCACGCGGCCGCTGGCTACGGCCTTGACTTCGCTGCCGCCTGCGGCACGAATGAAGAGTCCGCGCCAGGTGCCACCGCCATCGCGCGGCGAGCCGAAGCGGCCGCTGACCGTGCCGCGCACCGGGAGGCGGAGGCTGCCTTTCTGGCGGGCGAAATTGCCGTTGCTGGCAACCGGTTCGTAGTTGTTTTCGGCTTCGGCAGGTTTCTGGCGTGGCGCTTCGGCGGTTTCTTCCCTGCGGGGCGGGGCTTTCGATTCCGGCTCGGTACGCGGTTTTGTTTTTTGTCGCGCGGCCTCGGCTATTTTTGCGGCCTCCGCCGCGCGAGCCGCTTCTGCTGCCTTGGCAGCCTGTGCCGCAAGTATTTTCGAGAGTCGGTCGATGAGGCTGGTCAGGCGTTTTTCATTTTGCTGGAGATTGCCGATCTCCTTGCGCTGGGCGGCGACCTTGTCCGATATCTGGGCGTGCAGGCGCTTGCGCTCTTCGCGCTGCTTGTTGAGTTCGGCGACGCGAACCTGTTGCTGTGCTTCAACCTCTTTCAGTTCTGCCGCTCGTTCCTTGGCATCTGCCGCCAGGGCGCGCTTCTTGTCGAGTGTGGCGTTGATTTCGCCCATCAACTCGGCCCGGGTCAGGGCAATGGCCGAAAAATAATGCAGATCGCGCGCGACCTGGTTGGGGTCATCGCCGTTGAGCAATAGCTGGAGGGAGTCCGGGGTGCCGCGCAGGTATTGCTTGTAGAGCAGCTTTTCGAGCTGGCTTTGTTGCTGGTTGAGTGTGACGGCCAGGTCCTTTGATTGCTGCTCAAGATTTTCGAGTCTTTTTTGCAGTCGACCGCGCTGGTCGGTCAGTTCGTGAAGTTCGCGTTGCAACCGGGATATCTGGCGTTCGGATTCGCGTAGGCGATCAGCAGCATCTGCCTTGTTTTCTTCGCTGGTGTTGAGATCCTTGCGTAGTCCTTCGATCCTGCCGCGCAGTTCGCCAAGGTCGGCCTGGCGCTCGGCAATTTCGGGGGCGGCGGGTGACGATGGTGCGGTTTTCTTGGCGGCATGGGCTGGCGTCAGGGTCAGTGCCGACCAGGCCAGAAGGCATGTCGCTGCAGCACGTAGTGCCGGGGCGCAAATGGAGATTTTTTTCGGCAAATATTTCAACGGCCTTGGGTGGGTGTCTGGGGCGGGCGAAGTGAACGAATTTGCACGCACGGATTTCCCTGATTGATGTTGATTAAGGTCGGCGAAACCGAAACCATTATTTTATAATGATCCATTCACCGATAACGAGGTTTTATCTTGGAAGCCCCTTCCGTCAATTTAATCGACAAGCAGGAACACATCGAAATGGCTGCGCGCGCGCTCAAAGCCATCGCGCATCCGCTGCGTCTGAAAATTCTATGTGTCCTGGGAGATCAGGAAGCCTGTGTGCAGGAGATCGTCGAAGCGGTCGGAACCTCGCAAAGCAACATTTCCCAGCATTTGGCGATTTTGCGTGAGAAGGGTGTGCTGTTGACGCGCAAGGATGCGAATCGTGTTTTTTACCGGGTAGGCGATCAGCGTACCCTGCAGCTGGTCGGTATGATGCGCGAAGTATTTTGTGGTGTAGAGGAATAGTTGAATGCCGATGGAATTTATCAATCAGAACATCCTGCTCATTTCGCTGGTGGCCATGAGCGCCTTTGGTTTGCTCATGCCCTTGCTCAAGGGGCGTCGTGCCAACGAGTTGAGTCCCGCCGAGGCGACCCAGCTGATCAATCGGGAAGATGCGCATATCGTCGATGTGCGCGAGGCTGATGAATTTGCCGCCGGCCACTTGCCGGAAGCCAGGCACATTCCGCTAGCCAAGCTGGCTGAACGAGCCGGTGAACTCGAAAAATTCAAGGACAAGCCGCTGATCATCTGTTGTGCCGCCGGCATGCGTTCGGCCAAAGGATGTGGCGAGCTGGGCAAACTTGGTTTTGCCAAGGTGTACAGCCTGGCAGGCGGGGTTGATGCCTGGGTGGGCGCCGGTTACCCGGTCAAGAAGGGTAACCGCAACAAATGAGCGCGCATGTCCTGATGTATACGACCGCTGTTTGTCCTTACTGCGTGCGAGCCAAGCAATTGCTGGCGGCACGGGGTGTGACGGGCATCGAAGAGGTTCGGGTTGATCTCGATCCGGCGCGTCGCGAGGAAATGATGCAGCGCACGCAGCGGCGTACCGTGCCGCAAATTTATATTGGCGAGACGCATGTCGGTGGTTGCGACGACCTGATTGCGCTCGATGCGGCAGGCAAGCTCAAACCCTTGCTTGACGCCTGAACCCGATAACCATTAATTCACTGAAAGAAAATCATGGAACAAAACGAACAGCCCGTCTTCGGTATTGAAAAGCTCTACGTCAAGGATCTCTCCATCGAAGTGCCGAATGCGCCGGAAATCTTCCTGGAGAGCGAAGCTCCGCAGGTTGAAATCAGCCTGAACACCGGTGGCCGTGGCGTTGGTGAAGGTGTTTTCGAAGTGGTGCTGACGGTGACGGTGACTGCCAAACTGGGCGAAAAGACGGTTTTCCTGGTTGAAGTCGGTCAGGCCGGTGTTTTCCGCATCATGAATGTGCCGGATGAGCAAATCGAGCCGCTGATTGCCGTTGCTTGCCCGAACCTGCTGTTCCCGTATGCCCGTGAAGCCATTTCGACGGCGGTAACCCGTGCCGGTTTCTCGCCGATCGTGCTCCAGCCGGTTAATTTCGAATCGATGTACATGCAGCGTCTGCAAGAGCAGGCTGCTGCAGAGCAACCAGAAGCAACGCTGCAATAAGCCATGACCATCTGGCGCCGGGCACTGCCCTTCATTGCATTGCTCGGTGCTGCAGGTGCAGCACCGGCTGTCGATTATCGTTCGGTCGATGTGCCGGCAGCCGTGCTTTATGATTCACCTTCGCAGAAGGGCAAGAAGCTCTATCTGATCAAGGCGCAGACACCGGTCGAGGTGATTGTTCGTCTTGAGGGGTGGTTCAAGATTCGCGATGCCGAAGGCTCGCTGGCCTGGGTTGAGTCGCGCTATCTCGGCGATCGCCGGACGCTCGTTGTGACAGCGCTGAAGGCTGAAATCCGTCAATCGGACAAGGCTGACTCTCCTGTTGTGCTCGAACTCGACAAGTGGGTGGCGGTTGAACTGGTCGAGCCGGCTTCGCCGGGATGGGCCAAGGTGCGCCATCGTGATGGTGTGACCGGCTATATTCGTTCGACGCAGGTCTGGGGCCTATGAAAATTACGTTGCTCGGCGCAGGCGCCTGGGGCACGGCGTTGGCGATTGCCTTTGCCGGCAAGCATGATGTCACGCTGTGGTCGCGCGAAGAGGATGTCGCAGTCGACTTGCTGAATACCCGCGAAAACAAACGCTTCTTTCCGGGCTATCGCTTGCCTGAGTCGGTTGCTGTGTCGACCGATTTTTCTGCGGCAGTAGCTTCGGCCGAGTTGTTGGTCATCTCGACGCCGATTGCCGGTTTGCGTCCGACGGCTGAGCGCCTCAAAACCCTGAATTGCACGCTGCCATTGCTTTGGGTGTGCAAGGGCTTTGAGGCAGGGACGGGCCTGTTGCCGCACCAGGTTGTCATTGATGTGCTGGGCCTGGGTGTCGTTTGTGGCGCGTTGTCCGGCCCCAGCTTTGCCGAAGAAGTGGCGGCCGGTCAGCCGACCGCCGTGGCGCTGGCGACCAATCACCCCGAGTTTGCCCGCGAAGCGGCCCGTCAGTTGCACACCAGTCGTTTGCGCATTTATGCCAATGATGATCTGGTTGGCGTCGAAGTGGGCGGGGCGGTCAAGAATGTCATGGCGATTGCGACAGGGACATGCGATGGTTTGGGTCTTGGTCTGAACACCCGCGCTGCGCTGATGACGCGAGGCCTGGCTGAAATTGCCCGTCTCGGGTTGGCGCTGGGCGCCAGGCGCGAGACTTTCATGGGCTTGGCCGGCATGGGCGACCTGATCCTGACGTGCACCGGCGACCTGTCGCGCAATCGCCGTGTCGGGCTGGCCTTGGCGGAGGGCAAGTCCCTGCCGCAAATTCTTGAAGAGCTCGGGCATGTGGCCGAGGGGGTCTATACGGCACGCGAAGTCGATCGTCTGGCTCGCCAGTATTCGGTCGATATGCCGATCAGTGCCGCTGTGGCTGCCGTGCTTGATGGCCGTCTGAATGCAGCGCAGGCGGTCGAGCAGTTGATGGCGCGCGACCCGAAGGAAGAGCTGGCTTAAGCCGCGCCCTTGAAGCCGCTTTGACGCCAGGCTTCAAACACGGTCACGGCAGTGGCATTCGATAAATTCAGACTGCGCTGATCTGCCTGCATGGGCAGGCGGAGTCTGTTTTCCGGCAAGAATTCAGCCAGTATCTCGGGCGGCAGGCCGCTGGTTTCCCGTCCAAAAACAAACACATCATTGTCGTTCAGTGTGGTCGAGAACGGGTTGGCATGGCCCTTGGTGGTCATTGCAAACATCCGGCGATGCCCCAGGGCCTGACGACAGGCTGCCCAGTCGGAGTGGCGAACGACGCGGGCGTATTCGTGATAGTCCAGTCCGGCCCGGCGCAAGCCCTTGTCGTCGATATTGAAACCCAGCGGTTCAACAAGATGCAGTTCGGTGCCGGTATTGGCGCACAAACGAATGATGTTGCCGGTATTGGGCGGAATTTCGGGCTGGTAGAGAACGACGGCGACCACGATGTAATTGGCTGGGTTCGGAGGGGGCGGATTAAAGCACGAATTGATCGTGATTAGTGTTTCAGGGTCCGTGCGGCAACGACAACGCTGACTGTTCCCGCGCCATGTATTTTCAGAATACGAGCGGATTCATTCAGGGTTGCGCCGGTTGTCATCACGTCATCAACCAGCAAAATGCGCTGCCCAGTGTAGTCTTTGCTGCATTCGAATGCACCGGCCACGTTTTTATGGCGCTCCTTGTGCGGCAAATCGGCTTGTGGCCGGGTGGCTCGCGTTCGTTGCAGGTGGTGATAGTCGACCGGTCGGTCTAGGACCTTGCCCAGTGCGCGCGCTATTTCCATGGATTGGTTGAAGCCGCGTTCGAGCAAACGGGCCGGATGCAATGGCAGTGGAATGATCAAGTCGTGGTCGCTTGCTGTCAGTTGCGTGGACAGCCGCTCTCCGAACCATTCCGCGACAGATAACTGGTGACCGTATTTCAGGCTGTGAATGATGCGGTCGACCGGGAAATCGTAGCGAAATCCGGCGATCACCTTGTCGAAGTGCGGTGCTTTGTGGAGGCAGGCGCCGCAACGTTCGCCGTAGCTGGTCTGCTCGGCGCAGGATGGGCAGCATTGGGGCGGCATGCCGGGTAGTTCGGCAAGGCAGTCGGCGCAGATCACGCGGCTGGCGCTATTTTCTCCGCAGAGTAGGCAACTGCCGGGAAGCGCATTCGAAAGTCCCTGCGCAACATGCTTTAACGCTTGCCGCAGGGGCTGGGGTAAAATTGACATGATTCAGAGCGTCCTCGATAATCCATAATTACCGTTGTTTTCGTATCTGATTTTTATCGTTTATTTTCGCAAGGCCACTCATGCAAGCAAGCACTCTCGCCGCTGTTTCTTCCACTCCGCAGTCTGCTCCTGCCCGTCGCTGGACGGCCGAGGAGGTGCTCGCCCTGTACGAGCTGCCGCTCATGGATCTGATCTGGCGCGCCCAGGGCGTGCATCGCGAAAATTTCGATCCGAACGCCATTCAACGCTCGACGCTGCTTTCGGTCAAGACCGGTGGCTGTTCCGAGGACTGTAGCTATTGCTCACAGTCGGCGCGCTATGAAACCGATACCCAGCGCGAACGCCTGATGCCACTCGACGAGGTCGTTGCTGCTGCCAAGGCTGCCAAGGACAAGGGGGCTTCCCGTTTCTGCATGGGCGCTGCCTGGAAGGGGCCGAAAGACAACGATCTTGACCGCGTGCTCGACATGGTCCGTGAGGTCAAGGCCCTCGGCATGCAGACGTGTGTCACGCTCGGTATGCTCAAGGACGGTCAGGCTGAAAAGCTGAAAGAAGCCGGCCTGGATTACTACAACCACAATCTCGATACGGACAAGGAGTTCTACGGTCAGGTGATCAAGAGCCATACGCACGATGATCGTCTCGATACGCTCGAGCAGGTGCGTGATGCCGGGATCAATGTTTGTTCCGGCGGGATTATCGGCATGGGCGAATCGCGCAAGAATCGCGCCGCACTGATCGTCCAGTTGGCCAATCTGCCGAAGCCGCCTGAATCCGTGCCAATCAACAACCTGGTGCCGATTCCGGGGACGCCGCTGGCCGCTAACGAGCGTCTTGATCCATTCGAGTTCGTCCGGACCATCGCCGCCGCCCGCATCGCCATGCCTTCCTCCTGGGTGCGCCTCTCGGCCGGTCGTCAGGAAATGACCGACGAACTCCAGACGCTGTGCTTCCTGGCTGGCGCTAATTCGATGTTCTACGGTGACCGTCTGTTGACCACCAATAATCCGGAAGCCGATCGCGACGACGCATTGTTTGCCCGCTTGGGCGTCAAGGCGGTTTGAACACCACTTTCGTCGACCGGCAGCAAGTCGGTCGACGGTTTTCCCGCGTTGCGGCGAATTACGATCAGGCCGATTTTTTCGTCCGCGAGATCGATCGTCGGATGCAGGACCGGCTTGACTACGTCAAGCTTGCCCCCCGGCAAATCCTTGATCTCGGCTGCGCTCGCGGCGGCAGCTTTGCGGCCCTGTCGACGCGTTATCCGGAAGCGCATTTGCTCGGGCTGGATCTTTCGCCGGCCATGCTGCAAGCTGCCCAACCGCGCCGCGCGGGCTGGCAGCGCTGGTTGGGGATGGGCGCCTCGAATCAGCCAGCCCTTCTGGCGGCCGACGCAGCCCATTTGCCCATCAAATCGCGGTCGACCGCGCTGATCTGGTCAAATCTGCTGCTCCACTGGCTGGATGATCCTTTGCCGGCACTGGCTGAAGCGCATCGCGTGCTTGAAGTGGGCGGTTTGCTGATGTTCTCGACGCTGGGGCCTGATTCGCTCAAGGAGTTGCGTACGGCATTCGGTGATGGTTACGCACACACCCAGCGTTTCATCGACATGCATGATCTGGGTGACATGCTGGTCGGCTGCGGTTTCAGCGATCCGGTGATGGACATGGAAGTGATCACGCTGACTTATGATGATCTCGATGCCATGTTTGCCGAGTTAAGGGCTGCCGGCTCCAGTTGTGCGATGAAAGCCCGACGGCATGGCCTGACTGGCCGGCAAGTGTTAAGTGACGCACGTCAGGCGTACGAAGCAATGCGCCGGGATGGCAAGTTGCCGGCGACCTTCGAGGTGGTTTATGGCCACGCCTGGAAGCCGGAGCCAAAGCAGGCGCCGGACGGGCGTGCGATCGTTCGCTTCGACCTGCCGCGCGCTAAATGACTACTTGGGCCGCTGCCTGAAAAAATGTAGCGGCTTGGTGGTGGTCGGTGCAGTAGCGGGTATGGCCTTGCGCTGCCGTTCCCTGATTCTCCAGCCAAGCAATGCGACGAGTGCGGCACTGCCGGCGATTGGCCAGATCAGGGCATCTGCCTTGCTTTGCCACAGGTAGTGGATGGCTGCCAAAATGCCGATCAGATAGATGTTGCGGTGCAATTCCTGCCAGCGGCGACCGCCCAGTTGCCGTATGGTCACCTGGTTTGAGGTGGCAGCCAGGGGAGTCAGCAACACGAAGGCAGCGAAGCCAATTGCGATGAATGGCCGCTTCAAAATATCCCTGGCGATCTCGTCGACCGCGAAAGCGTGCTGAAACCCGACGAATGAAAGAGCGTGCAGTGCCGCATAGAAAAAGGCGAACAAGCCCAGCATGCGGCGCAAGCGAAGCAGCCAGTGCCATTGTGTCAGGCTGCGTAGCGGCGAGATGCTTAGCGTCAGCAGCAAGAAACTGAACGTCCAGAAACCGGTACGCCGTTGGATAAATTCGGCAGGCTGTGTGCCAAGGTCGCCAGCCCATGCCGCCTGGACCAAGCATCCAAAAGGGATCAGGGCGAGGGAAAAAAGCAGGGCCTTGAGCCAGCTGAGCTCTTTGCTATCGGGGTGCCAGGCAATTGCCCGGTGTTCTCTTGCGGTCATCCGGTTCAGGCTGCGAGAGCCTGTTTTAGTTCCTTGATGTCTTCTTCTGCATCTTCGATCAAATCGGCAAAGCGTTCTTGGTCAATTTTGCGGAGCGCCGACTCCTCCGGGGGCAGGCCGGCTTCGAGCCAGTCGTGGTCGCAACCGGCAAGCAGGTTGGCAAAATACAAGACATCGCTAACGGAGCAGGGGGTTTCGACGTTCTGCAACCGGTCGTGCTCACGGACTGCGGTGGTGATGTTTTCTGGCAGACCGAGAACGTGCAACAGGCTTTCGCCAATGCTGCCATG
The sequence above is drawn from the Dechloromonas sp. TW-R-39-2 genome and encodes:
- the glyA gene encoding serine hydroxymethyltransferase, yielding MFSAKDTLAKVDPELWQAVQAEVQRQEDHIELIASENYVSKAVMEAQGSQLTNKYAEGYPGKRYYGGCEHVDVAEQIAIDRIKALFGADAANVQPNSGSQANQAVLMAFCKPGDTIMGMSLAEGGHLTHGMPLNMSGKWFNVVSYGLNEKEEIDYDKMEALAREHKPRLIVAGASAYALRIDFERFAKIAKEVGAIFWVDMAHYAGLIAAGFYPNPVPFADVVTTTTHKTLRGPRGGVVLMKAEHEKAINSAIFPGLQGGPLMHVIAAKAVAFKEAATPEFKDYQEQVINNARVMARVLGEERGLRIVSGRTESHVFLVDLRSKNITGKEAEAALGRAHITVNKNGIPNDPQKPFVTSGIRIGSPAMTTRGFTEIEAEQIAHLIADVLDAPNDEAVAATVRAKAAELCKRFPVYGA
- the nrdR gene encoding transcriptional regulator NrdR; its protein translation is MKCPFCGADETAVADTRLNDEGDLVRRRRKCNVCDKRFTTYERAEIRLPQVVKKNGSRTEFSRDKLRASLELALRKRPVSTDSVDAAIAEIEEKLLTAGEREITSQQVGELVMRELKKLDKVAYIRFASVYRNFEDVDAFSRAIREVSPNEKKK
- the ribD gene encoding bifunctional diaminohydroxyphosphoribosylaminopyrimidine deaminase/5-amino-6-(5-phosphoribosylamino)uracil reductase RibD yields the protein MSFSAVDHGNMARALQLAEQGLWTTSPNPRVGCVLVRDGQIVGEGWHQKAGEPHAEVHALRAAGDKARGATAYVTLEPCSHFGRTPPCAEALIAAGVSRVVAAMTDPNPLVAGKGLTMLQAAGIETASGLLENEACELNIGFVSRMTRGRPWLRLKAAASLDGKTALNNGVSQWITGPEARRDGHRWRARACAILTGIGTVRDDDPQLNVRDVATTRQPLRVIVDSRLEISLSARILQGGAVLVAGAVDDPEKAALLRSTGAEVVILPNSAGKVELRALLEELGRRGINEVHAEAGFKLNGSLMREGLVDELLLYLAPCLVGDAASGLFNLPELTSLSGKRLLQVRDLRQLGEDIRLIARFR
- a CDS encoding molybdopterin-synthase adenylyltransferase MoeB; the encoded protein is MNDDQLLRYSRHILLDAIGIEGQARILASHALIIGAGGLGSPAALYLASAGLGKITLVDDDTVDFTNLQRQIMHTQARVGMDKAYSGQVAMAAINPEIEIVPLKQRLSGSDLDNLVADANIVLDCTDNFATRHAINRACVHHRKPLVSGAAIRFDGQISVYDLRNDDAPCYHCLFPEGEDVDETRCAIMGVFAPLTGIIGTMQAAEALKLAAGIGQTLGGRLLLLDALDMEWRTIKFKQDAACAVCGPSGNVRSGEYLRQADADRAPAASVCRSG
- a CDS encoding S41 family peptidase → MSKTKTISLVAGAFVAGALISLNLPAFADKESKAGLPIDELRTFAEVYSAIKQGYVEPVEDKKMITNAISGMLSNLDPHSTYLDADAFKDLQVGTQGEFGGLGIEVGMEDGLVKVVSPIEDTPAYRAGLKAGDLIFKLDDTPVKGLTLAEAVKKMRGKPKTPLKISILRKGETKPIEVTLIREVIKVQSVKSKLVEPGYGWVRITQFQENTTADIARHVAGLYKENGNKLQGLVLDLRNDPGGLLNSAIGVSAAFLPPDVKIVSTDGRTPDAKQEFRARPQDYLRGGKEDPLKGMPIESKKVAMVVLVNSGSASASEIVAGALQDHKRAVILGTQTFGKGSVQSVLPLPGNTAIKLTTARYYTPDGRSIQAKGIVPDILVEETANGSGGGMRIREADLDRHLINDKEKEAPKEVAKPEPKLQQKAPAKTTKDKSSKDESDEDMLPRLEYASKTDYQFQQALNLLKGLQIMQNKAQ